A single Filimonas effusa DNA region contains:
- a CDS encoding DUF4132 domain-containing protein gives MNFLKKIKNVFSDTTTDEKEFKQAVHDTWKEYRTKREYFWGCNLNDTTTWPQIVKTWPDNKKVAFALWLVTAISHFMSGRRTGSNADEASQKNAVQQAYLQALMRNKLLLEEDDVVRLFNAFSQYKANDWSYLTTWPVASLLNQVVKQWKDKPFSPVLEDALRQLKELLDKYMSPYDQKEHIKMVGKIDGMLFKNTNASSAVKPVKFMGNDPLAEFANLSLERMPGNEKLVWYQILALAQKVSGAKPSQKYLNEIKTLIKALGADKFKKTTHDWFHFLIELKEREETHSYTYSSGYEYNYSSYDYITSVNADLIKGLVWACAHFHDGASIQTISALAERAFKKIPGKGPTAAAIGNACLFTLFASKGLDGIGQLSRLRLRIKQGSTQALIDKYLASAAGEKGVSVSEIEDMAVDDAGMQHGNKTISFDDYTAVVNITGIGKTELNWIKPDGAPQKSVPAHIKDKHAARLKKLKDNIKLAEQTLVTQRDRIDRMLREDRRMSKEHFHTYYLQHGIMSFIAERLIWNFHAADNTIRQAICLNDQWMNQHKEPLDITTATEVSLWHPVQASVETIKSWREFLVAHQLQQPLKQAFREIYLLTEAEFTTKTYSNRMAAHLLRQHQFNSLAKSRNWRYTLMGAFDNGMDNGIASLSLPAYNLRAEYWINEVNAVDATNDTGIWNYISTDQVRFLDTLSGNLVDLVEIPAQVFSEVMRDVDLFVGVASVGNDPTWQDSGGLPAYRDYWTAYSFGELSEVAKNRKDILANLVPRLKIGPVATIRDKFLVVKGKLRTYKIHIGSTNILMEPNDQYLCIVPDRSQQNPAEKIFLPFEGDNGLSVILSKAFLLAEDDVITDPTITSQIKLK, from the coding sequence ATGAACTTCCTGAAAAAAATAAAAAATGTCTTCTCCGATACAACTACGGATGAAAAAGAATTTAAACAGGCTGTTCATGATACCTGGAAGGAGTATAGAACCAAAAGAGAGTATTTCTGGGGATGCAATCTTAACGATACAACTACATGGCCGCAGATCGTAAAAACATGGCCCGATAACAAAAAGGTGGCCTTTGCTTTATGGCTTGTTACTGCTATCAGCCATTTTATGTCGGGCAGAAGAACCGGCTCAAACGCCGATGAGGCATCGCAAAAAAATGCTGTGCAACAGGCCTACCTGCAGGCCCTGATGCGTAATAAACTACTGCTTGAAGAAGACGATGTTGTCCGCCTGTTCAATGCCTTTAGCCAGTATAAAGCCAACGACTGGTCATATCTTACTACCTGGCCTGTTGCTTCCTTGCTTAACCAGGTCGTAAAACAATGGAAAGACAAGCCGTTCAGCCCCGTACTTGAGGATGCGCTTCGGCAATTGAAGGAATTACTCGACAAATACATGTCTCCCTATGATCAGAAAGAGCACATTAAGATGGTCGGGAAAATAGACGGTATGCTTTTTAAAAATACGAATGCCTCATCTGCTGTTAAGCCCGTTAAATTCATGGGAAATGACCCGCTTGCAGAATTTGCAAACTTGTCTTTGGAACGTATGCCCGGTAATGAAAAACTTGTCTGGTACCAGATCCTCGCGCTTGCTCAAAAAGTATCTGGCGCTAAACCCTCTCAAAAATACCTGAATGAAATAAAGACGCTTATCAAGGCGTTGGGCGCCGATAAGTTTAAGAAAACAACGCACGACTGGTTTCACTTTCTCATAGAGCTGAAAGAACGTGAAGAAACTCATTCTTATACGTACAGCAGCGGCTATGAATACAATTACAGCTCCTATGATTACATCACTTCTGTAAATGCCGACCTCATAAAAGGATTGGTTTGGGCATGTGCTCATTTTCATGACGGCGCTTCTATCCAAACTATTTCCGCATTGGCAGAAAGGGCTTTCAAAAAAATACCCGGAAAAGGACCAACAGCTGCCGCTATAGGTAATGCTTGCCTGTTTACCTTGTTTGCATCAAAGGGATTGGATGGTATAGGCCAGCTTTCCCGTCTCAGGCTGCGTATCAAACAGGGAAGTACGCAGGCTTTGATCGACAAATACCTCGCGTCCGCAGCAGGCGAAAAAGGGGTGTCCGTTAGTGAGATCGAAGATATGGCAGTCGATGATGCCGGTATGCAACACGGAAATAAAACCATCTCCTTCGACGATTATACCGCAGTAGTGAATATTACAGGTATAGGCAAAACAGAACTTAATTGGATAAAGCCTGATGGCGCTCCGCAAAAATCGGTTCCTGCGCATATAAAGGATAAACATGCTGCCAGACTGAAAAAGTTAAAGGATAATATTAAACTGGCAGAGCAAACGCTTGTCACGCAGCGCGACAGAATAGACAGGATGTTGCGCGAAGACAGGCGAATGAGTAAGGAGCACTTTCATACTTATTATCTGCAGCATGGTATTATGTCCTTCATTGCAGAACGCCTGATCTGGAACTTTCACGCCGCTGATAATACCATCCGGCAGGCCATTTGCCTGAACGATCAATGGATGAACCAGCATAAGGAACCGCTTGATATTACAACCGCAACAGAAGTGTCGCTGTGGCACCCTGTACAGGCTTCTGTAGAAACTATAAAAAGCTGGAGGGAGTTCCTGGTTGCCCATCAGCTGCAGCAACCGTTAAAGCAGGCCTTCCGGGAAATATATCTGTTAACGGAAGCCGAATTTACAACCAAGACTTACAGCAATAGAATGGCTGCTCACCTGTTACGGCAGCATCAGTTCAATTCACTGGCTAAAAGCAGGAACTGGCGCTATACGCTCATGGGAGCTTTCGATAACGGCATGGATAATGGTATCGCCAGCCTGTCTCTGCCTGCTTATAATTTACGTGCAGAATACTGGATTAACGAAGTAAATGCGGTAGATGCTACCAATGATACGGGCATCTGGAATTATATAAGCACCGATCAGGTGAGATTCCTCGATACACTGTCCGGCAACCTCGTCGATCTTGTCGAAATCCCCGCCCAGGTGTTTTCAGAGGTGATGCGTGATGTCGACTTGTTTGTGGGTGTCGCAAGTGTCGGTAATGATCCCACCTGGCAGGATTCAGGCGGCCTTCCCGCTTATCGCGATTACTGGACCGCTTACTCTTTCGGTGAACTGTCCGAAGTAGCTAAGAACAGGAAGGATATCCTGGCAAACCTTGTCCCTCGTTTAAAGATCGGTCCTGTTGCCACAATTCGTGATAAGTTCCTTGTAGTAAAGGGGAAACTGCGCACCTATAAAATTCATATTGGCAGCACAAATATTTTGATGGAGCCTAACGATCAGTATCTCTGTATAGTTCCCGATAGAAGCCAGCAGAATCCTGCTGAAAAAATATTTCTGCCGTTCGAAGGGGATAATGGATTATCTGTTATTCTTTCTAAGGCATTTTTATTGGCCGAAGACGATGTTATTACAGACCCCACCATCACTTCTCAAATAAAACTAAAGTGA
- a CDS encoding HesA/MoeB/ThiF family protein: protein MIGNRYIQQMIVPEWGQEGQRKLAAASVLIVGAGGLGTPVAVQLAAAGTGNISIADHDTISLSNLSRQWLYTHDTIGKQKAGVLASRIGEQNLQSIVTPLNERINADNIESLVSKHDLVCDCTDDAATRILIDQTCRTQAKPLVYAAVKGWEAYVTVLHHQKKITLDDLFAGESLLDNASLNCNVAGIVNTTCGIAGSIQAAEAFKIIIGVPSELDGAVLCIDSLSGIFRTFRLNHW, encoded by the coding sequence GTGATCGGTAACAGGTATATTCAGCAGATGATCGTTCCCGAATGGGGCCAGGAAGGTCAGCGGAAGCTCGCCGCTGCTTCTGTCCTTATTGTCGGCGCCGGCGGCTTGGGAACGCCTGTGGCTGTTCAGTTGGCCGCAGCAGGCACAGGTAATATCTCTATCGCCGATCATGACACCATAAGCCTTTCCAATCTTTCCCGCCAATGGCTATATACACACGACACGATAGGAAAGCAAAAGGCCGGTGTCCTGGCTTCCCGCATTGGCGAACAAAACCTGCAGTCCATAGTTACCCCGTTGAACGAACGCATAAATGCTGATAATATTGAAAGCTTAGTCAGTAAACATGACCTTGTATGCGATTGTACCGACGATGCAGCAACAAGAATACTGATCGATCAAACCTGCAGGACGCAAGCCAAACCATTGGTATATGCTGCCGTTAAAGGATGGGAAGCCTATGTGACAGTGCTGCATCATCAGAAAAAAATAACGCTGGATGATCTGTTTGCAGGGGAAAGCCTCTTGGATAACGCCAGCCTTAATTGCAATGTCGCAGGTATCGTTAATACCACCTGTGGTATTGCAGGCAGCATACAGGCGGCAGAAGCATTTAAGATCATCATAGGTGTCCCCAGTGAACTGGACGGCGCTGTGTTATGTATCGATAGTCTCTCCGGTATATTCCGGACCTTTCGGTTGAATCACTGGTGA
- a CDS encoding BamA/TamA family outer membrane protein, with translation MTFKHKPVPILLLLSLSFWVCFLTSCSEQRRLAVRNFPTDTPFVAHNRIELKGNLPKDEKNRLLNSLENYWDDSLMARKVQRFGIFYSLRNPPIFDTMNIRRTILFMNGYLNSQGYYYATYKDTFFVTEHKAHRFFLANLFNRKAFPIQKRTTVVMQIDPGKNIIIDSLRYLLNDSNLQRLALANAEATVLKKGKPYSKELVASELGRLVTIYRQNGYYQLSRDNLLAEADTTDKALLKLTVDPFELAERLAEASERQKRNPIIDLSIYERGDYYRKNFKDSSFTDTAALKQYYIGNIYYYPETKATEIPDSLINKPDFRKLDRRWFTIYDREGKFKDRPFRDHSYMRRGAMYNEDLYYKTMTNFSNIGAWGQVDSRTVVRGDSLDFHIFLSPNVKYNITYDLEASRNTGDVIGASNLFGIASSVTLRNRNVAKRAIQAVTSLRTGIEMNLDPSADLFQTTQGSINQRFAFPRFISPIRIRGGYKLDAKQTVFNINGAYINRKDFYQLRSLVTSWGYEWKKKNKLWSYKPLNVELYSLDTLAGLRNAFKTNPLLRTAFNTGSVISQVLSYTVTYPGRHNPSVSNIFRFSVEEAGGLFGRITSLQDRIYQYIKFDAEYKKAILYRKTTLALRAYGGAGINYSGEGKFGKTLPFFKQFFAGGPNSMRAWSLRQLGLGSSLLSDTSGSFRDRYGDLQLELNAEYRYKVATIGAIQVAGALFTDIGNVWNIKNDPDNPKSVFSLNRFADDIAIGIGTGIRFDFNYFLIRIDGGLKLKDPARLRNNGWLDFSNFTWTNDEFKVIDATDASGQRVIKRNNFAIQLGIGLPF, from the coding sequence ATGACATTTAAACACAAACCCGTACCAATACTTCTATTGTTGTCGCTTAGTTTCTGGGTTTGTTTTCTCACTTCCTGTAGTGAACAAAGGCGTCTTGCCGTCAGGAATTTTCCGACAGACACCCCTTTTGTAGCCCATAACCGGATAGAGCTCAAGGGAAACCTGCCCAAAGATGAGAAAAATAGGTTATTAAATTCATTAGAGAATTATTGGGACGACAGTTTGATGGCCCGTAAGGTGCAGCGGTTCGGCATTTTCTACAGCCTGCGCAACCCTCCTATTTTCGATACGATGAATATCCGCAGGACAATTCTGTTCATGAATGGTTACCTGAATTCACAAGGATATTACTATGCTACTTATAAGGATACTTTTTTTGTTACGGAACACAAGGCCCACCGTTTTTTCCTGGCCAATCTTTTCAACCGGAAAGCGTTCCCTATACAAAAGCGGACTACGGTGGTTATGCAGATCGATCCGGGCAAGAACATCATCATCGATTCATTGCGTTATTTGCTTAATGACAGCAATCTGCAACGGCTGGCGCTGGCGAATGCGGAAGCCACTGTATTGAAAAAGGGCAAGCCGTACTCGAAGGAACTTGTGGCCAGCGAGCTTGGGCGTCTTGTCACCATTTACCGGCAGAATGGTTATTACCAGCTTTCGCGCGACAACCTGCTGGCGGAAGCGGATACAACGGATAAGGCCTTATTGAAGTTAACTGTTGACCCGTTTGAGCTGGCAGAGCGGCTGGCGGAGGCATCGGAGCGTCAGAAGCGGAACCCGATAATAGACCTGAGCATTTATGAGCGGGGGGATTATTACCGGAAGAATTTTAAAGACAGCAGTTTTACGGATACTGCGGCGCTGAAGCAGTATTATATCGGCAATATTTATTACTACCCGGAGACGAAGGCTACCGAGATACCGGATAGTCTTATCAACAAACCTGATTTCAGGAAACTGGATCGCCGCTGGTTCACTATTTATGATCGTGAGGGGAAGTTCAAGGACCGTCCTTTCCGTGATCATTCGTATATGCGTCGTGGCGCGATGTATAACGAAGACCTGTATTATAAGACGATGACCAACTTCTCCAATATCGGGGCATGGGGGCAGGTTGACAGCAGGACTGTAGTGCGTGGAGATTCACTGGATTTTCATATTTTCCTATCCCCTAATGTCAAATACAATATCACTTATGACCTGGAAGCCAGCCGGAATACGGGTGATGTGATAGGTGCATCGAACCTGTTTGGTATAGCCAGCAGTGTTACATTGCGGAACAGGAATGTGGCCAAGCGGGCCATACAGGCGGTAACGAGTTTGAGGACCGGTATAGAGATGAACCTGGATCCCAGCGCCGACCTTTTTCAGACCACCCAGGGGTCGATCAACCAGCGATTTGCGTTTCCGCGTTTCATCTCTCCTATACGGATCAGAGGCGGTTATAAGCTCGATGCCAAGCAAACGGTATTCAACATCAACGGCGCCTATATCAACCGGAAGGACTTTTATCAACTGCGTTCACTGGTTACCAGCTGGGGGTATGAATGGAAAAAGAAGAATAAGTTATGGTCGTACAAGCCATTGAATGTAGAGCTGTATTCGCTTGATACGCTGGCGGGGTTACGGAATGCGTTTAAGACGAATCCTTTGCTGCGTACGGCTTTCAATACCGGATCGGTGATAAGCCAGGTATTGAGCTATACCGTTACCTATCCCGGGCGTCATAATCCTTCGGTAAGCAATATCTTCCGTTTTTCTGTAGAAGAGGCAGGCGGGTTATTCGGCAGGATCACCAGTTTGCAGGACAGGATATACCAGTATATCAAGTTCGATGCGGAGTATAAAAAGGCCATTTTATACCGGAAGACGACACTTGCGTTAAGAGCTTATGGCGGTGCAGGTATCAACTACAGTGGTGAAGGGAAATTTGGTAAGACGTTACCCTTCTTCAAACAGTTCTTTGCGGGCGGGCCTAACAGTATGCGCGCCTGGAGCCTGCGGCAACTGGGGCTTGGGTCATCGTTGTTAAGCGATACTTCGGGATCGTTCCGTGACCGGTATGGGGATCTGCAGCTGGAGCTTAATGCGGAATACCGTTATAAGGTGGCGACCATTGGCGCTATACAGGTAGCGGGTGCGTTGTTTACGGATATCGGCAATGTATGGAATATCAAAAACGATCCTGACAATCCCAAAAGCGTATTTAGCCTTAATCGTTTTGCCGATGATATTGCTATTGGCATAGGAACGGGTATACGTTTCGACTTCAACTATTTCCTGATAAGAATTGATGGCGGATTAAAGCTGAAAGATCCTGCGCGATTGAGGAATAACGGGTGGCTGGACTTTTCGAACTTTACCTGGACCAATGACGAGTTCAAGGTCATAGATGCTACAGATGCTTCGGGGCAGCGTGTGATAAAGCGCAACAACTTTGCGATACAGCTGGGGATAGGGTTACCGTTCTAA
- a CDS encoding TrmH family RNA methyltransferase yields MVTKNEVKYIQSLYQKKNRLEERLFIAEGPKLVGEMLQSGYVIRNIYATSQWCDNNSNIPATPVSDAELEKISLLQTPNQVLAIGEQRPPSGDPVLKGHFSLVLDGIQDPGNLGTIIRIADWFGISQIIASPDTAEFYNPKVIQSTMGSFLRVNLWYQPLQELLSQSPVPVFGALLNGKSIHSQQPLNEGLLVIGNESKGIREPLLPFISNALTIPRIGHAESLNAAVATGILLSHLRAGINGG; encoded by the coding sequence ATGGTTACTAAAAACGAGGTCAAATATATCCAAAGTTTATACCAGAAAAAAAACAGGCTTGAAGAACGGCTTTTTATTGCCGAAGGCCCGAAACTGGTCGGCGAAATGCTGCAATCCGGTTATGTTATCCGTAACATCTATGCCACCAGCCAATGGTGCGATAACAACTCCAATATACCCGCAACGCCTGTCTCCGATGCCGAACTTGAAAAGATCAGCCTGCTGCAAACTCCCAACCAGGTCCTGGCAATAGGGGAGCAGCGCCCGCCTTCCGGTGACCCTGTCCTTAAAGGGCATTTCAGCCTTGTCCTCGACGGCATCCAGGACCCCGGTAACCTCGGTACCATCATCCGTATAGCCGATTGGTTTGGCATTTCCCAGATCATCGCTTCTCCCGATACTGCCGAATTTTACAATCCAAAGGTCATCCAGTCAACTATGGGCAGCTTCCTGCGTGTAAACCTTTGGTACCAACCCCTGCAAGAATTGCTGTCTCAGTCCCCGGTACCGGTATTTGGAGCCCTGCTCAACGGTAAAAGCATTCACAGCCAGCAGCCCCTGAACGAAGGCCTCCTGGTAATAGGAAACGAATCAAAAGGCATCCGTGAACCGCTGCTGCCTTTCATCTCCAATGCCCTCACCATCCCACGCATTGGCCACGCCGAATCGCTTAACGCCGCCGTAGCCACCGGCATCCTGCTTTCACACCTGCGGGCAGGTATAAACGGCGGATAA
- a CDS encoding ABC transporter permease has translation MNIPVFIARRIAFNRQRSFSRFIIRLATAATALSVAAMIITLAFVNGFQRTVSQKVFSFWGHVRVQQFESYKALVAEETPLRQNDTVLQLLRQTPGVKQVQAFATKSAVIDKEQEIEGVLFKGVDSSYAFDNLAPFLTAGRWPDFKDSVYSKQIVISLTTANQLNIKVNDSVKVYFISPETGRTSWRRLQVSGIYKTGIEEYDNLFALGDIRLLRRINRWDNNEIGAYELFLDDYKNMDPVSNALYDKLPDAWISRTIQEVYPNIFDWLKIQDVNRDVIFIVMSVVAIINLITCLLILVLERTRMVGVLKALGMEDWSIQSIFLYNTIIISGAGILIGLFTGVGLCLLQQYTGLIKLDESAYSVSVAPVMIIWWQVLAVCAGTLFVCILSLILPTVFIKTIRPVKAIMFR, from the coding sequence ATGAATATACCGGTTTTCATAGCACGACGCATTGCTTTCAACAGGCAACGTTCTTTTTCCAGGTTCATCATACGCCTGGCCACTGCCGCTACGGCTTTAAGTGTTGCGGCCATGATCATTACGCTGGCCTTTGTGAATGGTTTTCAGCGTACGGTTAGCCAGAAGGTTTTCAGTTTCTGGGGACATGTGCGAGTGCAGCAGTTTGAATCGTACAAAGCGCTGGTAGCGGAGGAAACGCCGCTACGGCAGAACGATACGGTATTACAGTTATTGCGACAAACGCCCGGCGTAAAGCAGGTGCAGGCTTTTGCCACCAAATCGGCTGTAATTGACAAGGAGCAGGAGATTGAAGGGGTTTTATTCAAGGGGGTAGACAGTTCTTATGCATTTGACAATCTTGCGCCTTTTTTAACCGCCGGCAGGTGGCCTGATTTCAAGGATAGTGTTTACAGCAAGCAGATCGTTATTTCCCTCACTACTGCCAACCAGCTTAATATCAAGGTTAACGATTCAGTTAAAGTTTATTTTATTTCGCCTGAAACGGGGCGAACCAGCTGGCGGCGGTTACAGGTAAGCGGTATTTACAAAACAGGGATCGAAGAATATGACAACCTGTTTGCTTTAGGCGATATCAGGCTGTTACGACGTATCAACCGCTGGGACAATAATGAGATAGGCGCTTATGAGCTTTTTCTTGACGATTATAAAAACATGGATCCTGTGAGCAACGCGCTTTATGACAAGTTGCCGGATGCCTGGATCAGCAGAACGATACAGGAGGTGTATCCGAATATCTTTGACTGGTTAAAGATCCAGGATGTAAACAGGGATGTCATTTTCATTGTGATGTCGGTAGTAGCGATCATCAACCTTATTACGTGTTTATTGATACTGGTACTGGAACGGACACGGATGGTGGGCGTTTTAAAGGCGCTGGGTATGGAGGACTGGAGCATACAATCGATCTTCCTTTATAATACTATCATTATTTCGGGGGCCGGCATATTGATAGGGCTATTCACGGGTGTAGGTCTTTGCCTGCTGCAGCAGTATACGGGGCTTATAAAACTTGATGAAAGCGCTTATTCGGTAAGTGTTGCCCCGGTGATGATCATCTGGTGGCAGGTACTGGCTGTATGTGCAGGCACTTTGTTTGTGTGTATTTTATCGCTTATTCTGCCAACCGTGTTTATCAAGACGATACGGCCGGTGAAGGCGATCATGTTCAGGTGA
- a CDS encoding type IX secretion system plug protein, translating into MRFLFLTLGLWTICASSYAQREPDKIYHANIGSVQLFPTGNQYNYPIITLGSVGGLELHFDDLDNYVKNYNYTYQLCNADWTPVNLSTFDYIQGFTQNRLTQFRNSSIATTRYIHYQVNLPERNCMPSKSGNYLLKVYLNGDTSQLAFTRRILIAESGVTIAAAIQQPFDATKARTHHKLQFTVDKTQLNVLNPAQQLQVVALQNFRWDNAVTGKQPMFMRGNLFEYNGERDFLFPAGKEYRWADLGSFRFLSERMDRYDLKQLPFEIWLKPDGEWTQSRYLYYADLNGFSETRTTDNINPWWQGDYAYINFIYVPAARKPIPNKELYIGGQFSQYKYTDQYRMIFNDQIGAYEKRLLLKQGYYTYAYFTPVSASPQMAIPNTQATGNTPQLPGETTFTDGNYWETEDDYTILVYYRAFSDRYDRLVGLATINSRASRIKE; encoded by the coding sequence ATGAGGTTTCTTTTTCTGACGCTGGGATTATGGACCATCTGCGCTTCTTCATATGCACAACGTGAACCCGATAAAATCTATCACGCTAATATCGGAAGCGTACAGCTGTTCCCCACCGGCAACCAGTACAATTACCCCATCATCACATTAGGCTCCGTTGGTGGCCTCGAACTGCATTTCGATGACCTCGACAACTACGTTAAAAACTATAACTATACCTACCAGCTCTGTAATGCCGATTGGACGCCCGTTAACCTCAGCACATTCGACTATATCCAGGGCTTCACTCAAAACAGGCTCACTCAGTTCCGTAATTCTTCTATAGCCACTACAAGATATATTCACTACCAGGTGAACCTGCCCGAACGCAATTGTATGCCCTCAAAAAGTGGTAACTACCTGCTTAAGGTCTACCTGAATGGCGATACCAGCCAGTTGGCCTTTACGCGCCGCATCCTCATCGCCGAAAGCGGGGTCACCATAGCGGCTGCTATTCAGCAGCCTTTTGATGCCACAAAAGCACGCACGCATCATAAACTCCAGTTTACCGTCGATAAAACACAGCTCAATGTACTGAACCCCGCACAACAACTGCAGGTGGTAGCATTACAAAACTTCCGCTGGGATAACGCCGTCACAGGAAAACAACCCATGTTCATGCGCGGAAATCTCTTCGAATACAATGGAGAACGTGACTTCCTCTTCCCCGCAGGAAAAGAATACCGCTGGGCCGATCTGGGTAGCTTCCGCTTCCTGAGCGAACGCATGGATAGATACGATCTCAAACAACTCCCCTTCGAAATATGGCTGAAGCCCGACGGCGAATGGACGCAATCACGTTACCTCTATTACGCCGACCTTAACGGCTTCTCCGAAACAAGAACTACCGATAATATCAACCCCTGGTGGCAAGGCGACTATGCTTACATTAATTTTATCTATGTTCCTGCTGCGCGTAAACCCATCCCCAATAAAGAGCTCTATATAGGTGGACAATTCTCCCAATATAAATACACCGACCAATACCGCATGATCTTCAATGACCAGATAGGCGCCTATGAAAAAAGATTACTGTTGAAACAAGGCTACTATACCTACGCCTATTTTACGCCTGTATCCGCATCGCCCCAAATGGCAATACCAAATACACAGGCAACAGGGAATACACCGCAGCTCCCGGGCGAAACAACTTTCACCGACGGTAATTATTGGGAAACCGAAGACGATTACACCATTCTCGTATACTACCGCGCCTTCAGCGATCGCTACGATCGCCTCGTAGGTCTTGCCACCATAAATAGCCGCGCCTCCAGGATAAAAGAGTAA
- the fsa gene encoding fructose-6-phosphate aldolase: MKFFIDTANLAQIKEANDLGILDGVTTNPSLMAKEGIKGNDAILNHYKTICELVDGDISAEVLSTDFESIIEEGKKLAAIHPNIVVKVPMIKDGVKAIKWFTDNGIRTNCTLIFSAGQAILAAKAGATYVSPFLGRIDDSGWDGVQLIEQIANIFAIQGFKTEILAASIRNANHIIRCAEAGAHVCTCPLDSILGLLKHPLTDIGLAKFLEDAKKM; the protein is encoded by the coding sequence ATGAAATTCTTTATCGACACAGCGAACCTCGCACAAATCAAAGAAGCAAACGATCTTGGTATATTGGATGGTGTTACAACCAATCCTTCCTTAATGGCTAAAGAAGGCATTAAAGGAAACGATGCTATCCTTAACCATTATAAAACCATCTGTGAGTTGGTAGACGGTGATATCAGCGCCGAAGTATTATCTACAGATTTCGAAAGCATTATCGAAGAAGGCAAGAAACTTGCCGCTATTCACCCAAATATCGTAGTTAAAGTTCCGATGATCAAAGACGGTGTGAAAGCCATCAAATGGTTTACCGACAACGGCATCAGAACAAACTGTACTTTGATCTTCTCTGCAGGTCAGGCAATCCTCGCCGCTAAAGCCGGCGCTACTTACGTTTCTCCTTTCCTCGGTCGTATCGATGACAGCGGTTGGGATGGCGTTCAACTCATCGAACAAATCGCAAACATCTTCGCTATTCAGGGCTTTAAAACCGAGATCCTCGCAGCTTCTATCCGTAACGCAAACCACATCATCCGTTGCGCAGAAGCAGGTGCCCACGTTTGCACTTGCCCGCTCGACTCTATCCTCGGCCTCCTGAAACATCCTTTGACCGATATTGGCCTCGCCAAGTTCCTCGAGGATGCTAAAAAAATGTAG